DNA sequence from the Vanrija pseudolonga chromosome 7, complete sequence genome:
ATCTACGCCTACTCCACAAACTGAAACCAGGAGAACCAGTGGGGTCACCGCTACGCCACAAACTCGAACAAAAATCACTGGTGCCAACTTGATCCCCGTTGCGCAAAATCGGCCCAATGATGCCTCTGGCAGTAACAACCCCGGGACTGGCCATACCACGGCGGTcaacccgcccgccccgccgcctaAGCTCTCCAAGAAAGAGCGAAAGCGTCAAAGGAAATTGGTGAACGGGGCGCCTAATCCGCATCGGAAGTCCTATAGCGATTTTTCGCAGTATGGACCGTGGGCGCCCTGCCATCTCTCACTAATCATTGGAGCGGAGAAACGAAAACTTCTTGACTCGGGGGACCCATGCATGTATCTTGCAAGAAAGGTAGGTAAACTAGGCCCTAGGTGTCTTTGGTACGCCCACTCATCCATCACAGTACGGGCACTCATCAGTTGAGTGGAAGAATCTCCTCGGGCATTGGGAGAAGAAGACGGGTCCCTTCTCAGGATTCAAGTACAAAGTCCcctcggaggaggaggtggggcaAAGGAAGACTTGTCGCATCCCACCGGTTGTCATTGCCATTATTGCGTCTCAATACCACGGCCCGAACGGCAACAGACCTGCAAAGCAGCATGCCAATGCGGTGCAGCACCTGGCCAAAATCGTAAGCTTGCTCGCAGGCGGAGGGTTACTGACTTTCTCACAGCACCCAGAGTACACGGAGATGGAATGGAAGCGGGTTATGAAATTTTGGAGACTCAGGAAGGGCATGTTTGACCGAGCCAAGGGCTTCTGGTCGCCTGACATGACGCGAAAACAGGTAGAGCAACTCTTCTCGTGCGAGTCTAGGCAGACCGCGGAAGACGCTCCCAGCGTTATCGGTGAAGTCGAGCCTTTccacgactcggacgccgacgacgtgtccAGCAACGGGTCATCCAACAGTGGGGACAACAGCCACGGCAGTGGGTCATCCAACAGTGGAAACAGCGATAGTGGCGGAGGGCCACCGTCGCCTGTCATACCCGCCACTCGCAATAGTCCGCCCAACTCCGCCAATAACGTTGGCTGGGTCAAGGTTCCCGCTCGAGTgcaagcggcgcgcgctgttGTGCCGGCCAAGCGTCCCAGTCCGAATGTCGAGCCGAATCTGGCTGTTCCCAAAAGGACCAACCTCTACTCTCCGTTCGATGGGGAGGAGCGTCGGCTGATGGCTGTCTACATGATGAGCCGCCTTCCAACCCCCACGGGCTGTTCCCCGAACGACTGGGCCGATTTTGCAGATATCAACCCTCACCGACCGGCACAAGTATGGGCACAGCACTTTCGAGCTACGGAAGGCGTCATTCGCAGTCTTCTCAAGAAAATGCTTGCCGCCGGTGGCAGTGCCGTACCAGCACAGGCTGCCGTACCAGCAGCACAGGCAACATCGCCTGTGCCCACCGCCACACCGGCGTCTTTTGCCGAGGGAGCACCAGTGCCTGCGAGGGTCACCCGTGCGCTGGCTGCATCAGCGACCCCGCCAGTAGTCGCTACCCCACCTGTGGTGGCAAACAGCGCACCGACCAGGCGCTCGAGTCGGTCAACGCCGCAGTCCGCTGCGTCTAGTTCGCagccctcgccaacgccacaGCTGGGGGTCACGCCCAAGCCTCGTGCAACGGCATCCCAGCCACCTCCTGCCTCACAGCCTACTCCACGTCGTGGTCGAAGCGCAGCCGAGGCCATTGTCAttgatgacgacgacagtgGGACGCGTCGCCGTACTCGCCGCACCCGGGGCGACATCAACAATCCTGTCATCATCGACTAGGTGGCGTTtggcgacgcgtcgcccTTTCTCCTTTCCGCTTATTGCAAATACACTGTACCCATACCATCACCCAACCCGTCTAGTATCTTGTTCTGCACAGAGCATTGTGTGTGTATGCATAAGGCTGTATCCTGTGTGTGTAAGAGTGTATCGTGGCCGTAATGTCGTGATTGTGTGTAGCACATAGACGTCGGAACTGAGCGGACTTGGGTATTTTTGCCACCCAACCCACTGTCGACTGCACGGACAGGCACGAGCCAAAGCCAAGTCTAAAAACCCTGACCCGGCGACCAATTGTGCAAGATACCCGATGGGTAGTATGCATTTCCGTCCATTTCCCTTGGCTGCAGACTCTCTGCCCcgcgcatcgccgccgccgcctccgcctccgccgccgcctctgccgcTTTCCGTTTCTTGGCCCTTCGCCCCCTCGCTCTGttacgtcgtcgtcgctcgtttgtccgccgctcgtgccgtTGCCGCAAGCCTGTTGCCGCAAATCTCTAACAAGCAGCAACCAACGAGATTCAAGCCTTGAAcccgaccccgcgccgcccacacTGGCCACAACCCTGGCATTCCTCCCCACTACTCAACTGCAACTGCAACCTTCCCTTTCCTTCATCCGCAACCACACACCATCACTTGGCCATCACCaacaccacacccacgccgcccacagTCACGACAACGCACACGCCATCGAGCACTCCCTGCACGTCCACGCCCACTTACCCCGCAGCATCCATCCGTGAGtgcacacccacacacaaaGAACCCAGGCCCTAGCGTCAAACACGCTGGGGCTCCGAGCACTGCAATTGGAGTCCCCTCGCGTTTCCAGCGTGCCGTTCcacaaggccgccgcgcaaaACAACAACACGAACCCACCCGAAGCACAGAAAAGGACCACTTGCTCACACACCCTCGCCACAGGATGCTGCAGGGCTCCCAGTCAAACCAGTCTCCATCGGCCAGTCCAGCGGCTGCATTCCTAAGatccctcggcggcggcggcagcgtcagCGGTCCCACCCCTCACCCACGCTCCTTTAGCGTTTCCTCTGCGCCTGATGCTGAGCACGAtgcgggcgcgccggcgaccgacctgcgccgcgcgcgcagcatgAAGACGCCCGCCACCCGCGCGTTCGACGGCATGGCCGGCCTGTCCAGCTTCACGGCCGCCGGGTCGggcctcgcgtcgtcgccgtcgtcagaGACCGCTGACGCTGTGCCGGCGCTCCCGGCGATCGCGCGCCACCCCCTCTTTGCGCACTACGCCCAGatgcctgcgccgccgtctgcCGCGTCGCTCGAGAACCCGTTCTCGCCCATTTCGTCGGACGGccaggacgaggacatgCCCCCGAGTCCCGTCGAGAGCGCGCTCTCCTCTGGCGCGTTctcgcccgcgtcggcgttccTCTCGCACTTctcgagcaggagcagcatgGCCGCCGTGGAGAAGATCACGCCAGACGCACAAGGTGCCCGCGTGCTCAACTACACGCTGGGCAAGATTatcggccgcggcgggtTCTCGACCGTGCGCCAGGCGATCCACGTCGAGACGGGCGAGATCTTTGCGTGCAAGATTGTCAAGCGCGACGATCTGAGCGACGAGTCGGGGTCGGTCGAGCGCttcgaggacgagatccGCATCTGGAAGAGCATGCCCGGCCACCCTGCCCTGTTACCGCTTCTCGAAATGCACAGGACGAGCTTtgccaccttcctcgtcatGCCGTACCTGTCGGGAGGGagcctgctcgacgtgctccggctcgagggcggtggcgagaaCACGGCGCGCAAGTGGTTCCCTGGAGTGgtggccggcgtcgccgccatgcACGAGGGCTTCCAGGATTTCGAGGGCAGCATGCTGCACGGCGACCTGAAGCTCGACAACTTCATCGTCGACCAGAACGGCGCGGTCAAGCTCGGGGACTTTGGGATGGCGCAGAAGATCGTTCCCGGCGGCCAGCCTGTGGCGACTATCCCCCCCTCACTCAGCCCACAGGCACACCTCCCGGGTCACTTGcagccgaggccaaggaTGAGTTCGGCACCGACGCCAATGCCGGTACCCGGCTCCCAGGCCTACCACGAGCAGCACAACAAGCATCAccagcatcatcatcaccatcaccaccaccaccatcactcCCACCACAGACACCatgacgaagaggaggagctcgtTCCGCACCCCTCACAGCCCTTCCCGTCAGCGTCGCTCCCGTACGCGCCACCCGAGCTCCTGAGAGCACCACCATCACAGCCTACACTGGCTCAGGATATCTGGTCGACTGGAATCATCCTGCACGCGTTGCTGGTTGGCAGACTCCCCTTTGTCGACTCCTTTGACCCGCGCCTGCAGATGAAGATCCTCAGGGGACAGTTCGACGAGCCGACATTCGTCGGCCAAGAATGGCTCGAAGTCCTCCACGGCACGATGGACCGGAACCCGGCCACTCGGTGGGACATTaagcgcgtgcgcgagtcGGACGCAGTCGTCGGCTGGCGTGAGGTCAAGACGAGGCTCAAGAGCCGCAGCAGGTCACGAGCTCGCCACAGACTCAGCGGGCACGAGTCggggctcgacctcggtaTCAGAGAGAGGTCAAACGAGAGGCACCAGCACCCCGACGGCATCCCCATTCCCATGGGACGGAGAGGAAGGTCACGCTCGCGCCTCGCAGCCGACAGCATgggccaccaccgcggcaGCTCGTTCCCTCGTGTCGCCTCGGCAGAGTTTTACACGGCCGAGATTGAGCGCCCCAACAGTCTTCTCGAACGCCCGACAAGCCTGCACATCGTCACCCAGCCGATTGACCATGAGCGGTCTaggtcggcgagcaggaACCGGGCGCCGGGCACACCAGGGTCTGCCAGGCCGGTGCTGTCTCTCAACACTGACAACCTGTTGACTCCGCACCTGGCGACCAAGAACGGCACGTCGTCTCCCGACGACAAGCTTGTCTCGGACCTCGAAGGCGTGCAGATCACACGCGGGCGATCGACGCAGCGTGGCGGTAACGGCGCTGTCGGccggtcgccgtcggcgtcgtcactCTTCGTCCCCGACTTAACGTTAGTCACTGGGCGTCCGACCAACCGCTCGCCAAGCGTAGGGCGGCAGCCAGGCATGGAAGACgtgcggccgtcgcgctcgcgtacGCGGTGGTCCGACGTcgcggcaggcagcggcccaccctcggcgtccctcccgtcgtcgagaagcGGATCAAACCAGCGCGGTTCGCCCGGCTGGCAAGCCAACACCAACGACTCGACCCCCACCAGCCGCCCACCGACCCTTGgcttcgagctcgaggccgtcgacgaggaggagcgcggtcgtcgtggccgctCACCGGCGACCAGGGGCCGGCAACCGCAAGTGTTTGCGCGGAGCAAGAGCCGTGGGCCTAAACAACCCGAGTAGAGTGGCGGGCAGGCGTGCGTCGCTGAGCGAGGCTTTCGATACCCCGTGTCGTTAAGATGTCGCTTTCTCGGAATAAAATCGTAGCGTCTGATCCAGACACCAGACATCAAATGTGGCAGCATATCATGCAAATGTCTTAGCAAAGCACGCCGGGGCCAGTGTTGTAAGTTGTAACGCTGCTAAACCTTAAACTCTTCTATGAGTTGCACCCAATCGTCCTTCGTTTGAGTTGCTGCGACATCCTGCTTCTTGCTCTTCCAGATGCGTCCACATGGTGGGCAAGAATCCAGGCCAGGCTATTAGTAGCAAGTGATCAAGCAGTAGAACGTTGAGCCGGCGAGTTGACGTCAATGTGGTGCCACCGTCATCAGATTAGATTGCATCTACAACTTGGTACCGGTCTAGCCTGCCGCCTACTCTCCTGTTCCCGATCCGAGCGTATCCTCGTTGTTCAGAAGGCTAGGGGTCAGTCATGCCCACACGCGACAACTCACTTGAACTCCTTCATCAAGGCACACTCGCCGCCGTTCTCGAGATCAATGTTGTACGCCTGGAACACGCCATCGGCGCTGATCACCATGACCTGGGGCAGGGTGCTGCtcatggcgacgacggtgcgcaCGCCCGTCTGCTGGGGACGCAGCTTGATGTGGGCAAAGTCACGCTGCGGCTCCCACATCTCTGTGACGCCTTTGGGGAGGTATGTGCCCACCCCACCGAGGAGGCTCTTGCCGAAATGG
Encoded proteins:
- the TSSK4 gene encoding Testis-specific serine/threonine-protein kinase 4, whose protein sequence is MLQGSQSNQSPSASPAAAFLRSLGGGGSVSGPTPHPRSFSVSSAPDAEHDAGAPATDLRRARSMKTPATRAFDGMAGLSSFTAAGSGLASSPSSETADAVPALPAIARHPLFAHYAQMPAPPSAASLENPFSPISSDGQDEDMPPSPVESALSSGAFSPASAFLSHFSSRSSMAAVEKITPDAQGARVLNYTLGKIIGRGGFSTVRQAIHVETGEIFACKIVKRDDLSDESGSVERFEDEIRIWKSMPGHPALLPLLEMHRTSFATFLVMPYLSGGSLLDVLRLEGGGENTARKWFPGVVAGVAAMHEGFQDFEGSMLHGDLKLDNFIVDQNGAVKLGDFGMAQKIVPGGQPVATIPPSLSPQAHLPGHLQPRPRMSSAPTPMPVPGSQAYHEQHNKHHQHHHHHHHHHHHSHHRHHDEEEELVPHPSQPFPSASLPYAPPELLRAPPSQPTLAQDIWSTGIILHALLVGRLPFVDSFDPRLQMKILRGQFDEPTFVGQEWLEVLHGTMDRNPATRWDIKRVRESDAVVGWREVKTRLKSRSRSRARHRLSGHESGLDLGIRERSNERHQHPDGIPIPMGRRGRSRSRLAADSMGHHRGSSFPRVASAEFYTAEIERPNSLLERPTSLHIVTQPIDHERSRSASRNRAPGTPGSARPVLSLNTDNLLTPHLATKNGTSSPDDKLVSDLEGVQITRGRSTQRGGNGAVGRSPSASSLFVPDLTLVTGRPTNRSPSVGRQPGMEDVRPSRSRTRWSDVAAGSGPPSASLPSSRSGSNQRGSPGWQANTNDSTPTSRPPTLGFELEAVDEEERGRRGRSPATRGRQPQVFARSKSRGPKQPE